The Triticum aestivum cultivar Chinese Spring chromosome 5A, IWGSC CS RefSeq v2.1, whole genome shotgun sequence genomic sequence CCAGTGATAACCCAGTTATCGCCAACCGTTACGCCTGCATGCCCTGCTCTTGGTTCTGGAATTATACCGTGCTGCTTTGGTCTTGACCATTCCATCTGCAATTAACGGTAGGTGACTGGTTTGGAATTGCAAATGTACAATACCAGCGCTAGACAGAAGTCTCACTGTTTGCATGTCAAGGAGATATAGATCACTGAAACATGTAGAATGAGATCCCCCACCAAATATCAAGAGATACCGGTCTGCATAGCATGCAGCAGCATGCTCTGACCTTGGAGAAGGAGGAGTGCCTCTGTAACAAACAATTGTTAGATATCAATCTTGCACCTAAAAGCAGAGCCGGTTAATGCGTTTACTGCAAGTTTTATTTCATGTTCTAAATAAAGTATAATAATTGCCAACTACAAGTGACACGTGCTATAGCATTTTCACATAACTTTGAATTTTATTTctccacacacatatatatatgtaAGAATACCCATCTAAGAACTTTTTAACTTCATTTGTgcaattttaacaaatccgctcCATTTTGTTTACATCGATCAAACCAAATCCACAGAACTTACGTGCTCTCAAATTCATCCCAAGTCATGGTTTCGAGATCAAGAACGTGCAGCTCGTTCAGAAGAGACCTCCCACCACCTTCACCTCCAAACACAACTAAAGTGTCCCCAACACGAGTCACTGATTGACCACCACGTGAGCTCTAAACAAAAAGGAAAAGTACCATAAGATACATATTGACCAAAAAGAAGCAGCCTTCAGGGAAAAGGGGTGGAAACTTGCGACCCAATTGAACAGCATAAATACAGATTAAATATACATACCGGCGACTTCCCATAAGTACGCAAAATTGACCAAGTGCTGGTTTGCGGATCAAACTCCTTTACTGGTACAACATTGAGTAAAAAATATTAAGTTCTGGCATGACAAGATAAGAAGAGAGAAAAATGAGCGATGTATTAGGCTAACCACTGAGACTCTCTGTATGTTCCCTGGTGTGTCCTGCAACTGACAGAATCTTGTTTCCGGATGGAATCTACAGGGATTAGAAGACAGACGCAATCTGATAAAGTTATAATTACAACCATTGGAAAGTATACCAGTTTCACATCACTGATAACTACAAAGAGTACTTGATGATTACCAGTGAATGACCAGCACATGGAGCAACTAAAACTGGTTCAGCCGATTCTGATTGAATTTTAGCTTCTAGCTTTGACCATGACAAACTTTTGAAATCCAGAACCTTCGAGCAAAGAAGGATTCCATTGTTAAGTTGTGTGCCATCTTCTCAAAATATAGGAACAGGGGGTAACCCCCAAGGCAAGTAATTAAGGAAATCTAGGGCTCAACTAAAGGAGTAACAATTCCTCCCTAGAAATTCAATGACAAAAAATACAGGTAACATAGCTGAAGGCACAAGCAGCCCCTTCCACTGAGAATCATAATGACTAGTGTACCTGAATGTCACCAAGGTAACGGCCATTGTGGTTTCCACCAAAGACATACATCTTTTCCTGAACTACGGCAGCTCCATGCTGCAGAAGGTAATTGGAGCCAGTATGTCAGAGCCATCAAGTGAAAACAGCCCAGCACAAGATCATAAGGTATATAAAAGTTACATAAATAAAAATAAAGACCTTGTATCGAGGTTTGGGACGCTGTCCTGGGACTGAGAGAGGCGTCCACTGATCGTAAGCGGCCACAGAGCAGAGGCCTTCCATGGTGACCTCCTTGTCCTGAACATCAACCATCTTCTCGTTCTCCGCCACGACTACTTTAGGCTCTTCAGGTTTGAAATGCAGTGGTTCTTGTATGCTCTGACAAGACGAGAAGGAAAAACATGGTTGATACATTACAAATCAGTCATGATCAATTCAAGAAGATTAGCACAAGCGCTCACTAAGTGGCATCACTAAGCAGGAGAGAGACGCCACGCAGCCAAAAGCTGGGATCACGAGCTAGCACGCAGCCGAGCGAAGCCACAGCCATTCACTGAGCCCATGTACTAGTGCGAGCAACTCACCGGCATCCCTGGCAGCAGGTGCTCGAAGTCGAAGGTCCCGTGGATCCCCCGCTCGCGTTCTCCCAAGCCTCGGGATCTGGAGGAGGCGGGGAGGGCCGCGGCCCGTGGAGGCTTCTAGAAGGTTCGAGATCTGGACTACACTCTAACTTCGGCAGAAGCTTCTAGAAGCCTCGAGATCTGgcggggggagaggggaagaggacCGCTGGCCGCTGCTTTCACCCTCCGGCGACCCGCGCAATGGGAGATGACGAGGGGGAGCGGCGTGCCTCGTGATCCGTGCAGATGAATCAAAGATCGGGGCCGTAGGGACCGTTTGATTGCGACGGAAGCTTCCTCCACATCTGGTGGGTCACTTCAAATGCGTGCAGTGCAGCTCAGAATTTCCTGCCAACAATATTCGTTTTCTTcttaggcccctcccaatgctccatctTGTACAGGTGTTAAGGTTGCCAACTAAGTAAAAAATATGATGTGGCATGGTAGTTAGGAAGAGAGAGAGTAGTACtttctccgtttttatttagttcacatattagctttggtcaaagtcaagctttacaaactttgaccaaatttatatacaaaaatattaagatatacaataataaatcaacaacattagatttattattaaatgtactttcacatcgtatagatttattatgataaatgtctattgttttctataaacttggtcaaactttacgaagtttgacttcaatcaactctaatatgcagagtaaataaaaacggatggagtatggtgaccccaggaagaaacgagTACCTAGGTGGAAGCACAATTCTGAGTCTACAACGAATTAAATGCATGAAGCTTAGCAC encodes the following:
- the LOC123102627 gene encoding acyl-CoA-binding domain-containing protein 6, with protein sequence MPSIQEPLHFKPEEPKVVVAENEKMVDVQDKEVTMEGLCSVAAYDQWTPLSVPGQRPKPRYKHGAAVVQEKMYVFGGNHNGRYLGDIQVLDFKSLSWSKLEAKIQSESAEPVLVAPCAGHSLIPSGNKILSVAGHTREHTESLSVKEFDPQTSTWSILRTYGKSPSSRGGQSVTRVGDTLVVFGGEGGGRSLLNELHVLDLETMTWDEFESTGTPPSPRSEHAAACYADRYLLIFGGGSHSTCFSDLYLLDMQTMEWSRPKQHGIIPEPRAGHAGVTVGDNWVITGGGNSKKGVPETLVLNMSTLVWSVVTSFEGRAPPTSEGSSLVLHTINGEDFLLSFGGYSGRYSNEVYALKTSLRPSVSSSRIDEVETNGMTPLSAEVNSSRGPIFEIEELRDDKNNKGVDISKTLVQAVKHEKSQVEEKLEQEKLQSFHLKKELADVENKNAELTKELQSVRDQLSDEAARASKLEDGVSEIQQRLQKMETLEKEFELLRSERGGGSDKSGSGSNKRPGSVGFRRWYGDDER